TCCAACACAAGAAATTTTGTTTTACGAGACGAAGAAGGCAATGAACACGGAGTTTTCACTGGAAAACAGCCTCGGCAGGCTGCCCTGAAAGCTGCAAACCGGGGCGCCGGGACCAAATCCAAACCTGATATCATCCGCCTCAGGGAACGCGGGACAAAGAAGGTGCACGTTTTCAAGGCATGGAAAGAACTTGTCGCAGCCCCAAAAAACAGGCCTGACTGGATGCCTGAGAAAATCAGCAAGCCCTTTGTTAAGAAAGAAAAGATCGAAAAACTCGAGTAAGCCTTTATTTTCATATACCCTGGAAAACGGGGTTCTTTCTTTTTATTTTCGAGATCCAGATACGAATTAGCCTGGACGGGTCTTTATTTAATACTATCCGGGCTGGCTTATTTCTACATTGATACTTTATGTGAGCTTTCTATATCGGCCCTTTTGGAGAACCTTTCTTATTTAACTTTTGATATTCAACGATAAGTTTAAAAAGAGATTTTCTGATTCCTAAATCATGGAACTCAAAAGAGAGAATGTGCTTATTGAAGCCCTGCCTTACATGCAGGAGTTCTATGATTCAATC
The genomic region above belongs to Methanosarcina horonobensis HB-1 = JCM 15518 and contains:
- a CDS encoding non-histone chromosomal MC1 family protein translates to MSNTRNFVLRDEEGNEHGVFTGKQPRQAALKAANRGAGTKSKPDIIRLRERGTKKVHVFKAWKELVAAPKNRPDWMPEKISKPFVKKEKIEKLE